One genomic region from Jiangella sp. DSM 45060 encodes:
- a CDS encoding DegT/DnrJ/EryC1/StrS aminotransferase family protein, with product MELAIEGGAAAFGHEPPRYPSFSAAILERLVQVISTGPTQGLSKHHPVVGEFERALAEFHEVPHCLSASSGHGALQSALIGLEIADGDHVITSPYSWGASVSCILHNGAVPVFCDVSAETGLIDPDTLESALTPHTRAVLVPHLYGQVSDMTAILDFADRHGLAVIEDGSQAHGARHRGRRLGSLGDAAGFSINGVKPLATTEGGYLVTRRESVYWTPTISAQHAGRGELIGRASEPGFPDDLRDLVDTLVYTYRPNLASLILALDQLPHVDELNANRRTNAEALRKKIAGLDLFSMPAYPADDSPVYHMVTINVRVPRWRDAILRALQAEGVPAVSYVARGLNESPRLSPSYAGPKVMWTGAIRRSGYDATAADLPGTRAKVAASIEIPWNYVEENEDLTTDLALAFTKIQANTDALRRLAA from the coding sequence ATGGAACTTGCGATCGAGGGCGGCGCGGCCGCCTTCGGACACGAACCCCCTCGGTATCCGAGCTTCTCGGCGGCGATCCTGGAGCGGCTGGTCCAGGTGATCAGCACCGGGCCGACGCAAGGGCTCTCCAAGCACCATCCGGTCGTCGGAGAGTTCGAGCGGGCGCTGGCCGAGTTCCACGAGGTGCCGCACTGCCTGAGCGCGAGCTCCGGGCACGGCGCGCTGCAGTCGGCGCTGATCGGGCTGGAGATCGCCGACGGCGATCACGTCATCACGTCGCCGTACTCCTGGGGCGCGTCGGTGTCGTGCATCCTCCACAACGGCGCGGTCCCCGTGTTCTGCGATGTGAGTGCCGAGACCGGCCTCATCGACCCGGACACGCTCGAGTCGGCCCTGACGCCGCACACCCGCGCCGTCCTCGTGCCGCACCTGTACGGGCAGGTCAGCGACATGACGGCGATCCTCGACTTCGCCGATCGCCACGGCCTGGCCGTGATCGAGGACGGCAGCCAGGCACACGGCGCCCGCCACCGCGGCCGGCGGCTCGGCTCGCTCGGCGACGCCGCCGGCTTCTCGATCAACGGCGTCAAGCCGCTGGCGACGACCGAGGGCGGCTATCTCGTCACCCGCCGCGAATCGGTCTACTGGACGCCGACCATCAGCGCCCAACATGCCGGGCGCGGCGAGCTGATCGGGCGCGCCAGTGAGCCGGGCTTCCCCGACGACCTGCGCGACCTCGTCGACACCCTCGTCTACACCTACCGGCCCAACCTCGCCTCGCTGATCCTGGCGCTGGACCAGCTGCCGCACGTCGACGAGCTCAACGCGAACCGGCGCACCAACGCGGAAGCGCTGCGGAAGAAGATCGCCGGCCTCGACCTTTTCTCCATGCCGGCCTACCCGGCCGACGACTCGCCCGTCTATCACATGGTGACGATCAACGTCCGTGTTCCGCGGTGGCGCGACGCGATCCTGCGGGCGCTGCAGGCCGAGGGTGTGCCGGCGGTCTCGTACGTGGCCCGCGGCCTCAACGAGTCGCCGCGACTGAGCCCGTCATACGCCGGACCGAAGGTGATGTGGACGGGCGCCATCCGGCGCTCCGGGTACGACGCGACGGCGGCGGATCTGCCCGGTACGCGGGCGAAGGTGGCCGCGTCGATCGAGATCCCGTGGAACTACGTCGAGGAGAACGAGGACCTCACCACCGACCTGGCGCTCGCCTTCACGAAGATCCAGGCCAACACCGACGCGCTGCGGCGGCTTGCCGCATGA